A region from the Azospirillum fermentarium genome encodes:
- a CDS encoding DUF7146 domain-containing protein, translated as MARLNASELAQRLGRQAEAVCRHYLSNGRKQGNYWQVGDVRNTAGRSMFVRLHDSVKGIAGKWQDSATGEYGDLLDVIQDSLGLIDFADVAEEARRFLSLPHPEPQPPFRPSRTPAPSGSSEAARRLWRMTQPLIGSTAEAYLRGRGITDLRQTANLRFHPNCYWRPEDDGPTEAWPAMIAAVTDLDGRITGAHRTWLAPDGSGKAPVDPPRKAMGDLLGHAVRFGDVQNVMAAGEGIETILSLRQALPTMPMVSALSAGHLAAILFPPHLRRLYIVRDNDPAGDSARDSLVDRAHEAGIEAITLSPMMGDFNEDLATHGLDAVRAEIRVQIAPEDVSRFMASIA; from the coding sequence ATGGCGCGTCTCAACGCTTCCGAACTGGCGCAGCGTCTCGGCCGACAGGCCGAGGCGGTGTGCCGCCACTATCTGTCGAATGGGCGCAAACAGGGCAATTACTGGCAGGTTGGCGATGTCCGAAACACGGCAGGCCGGTCCATGTTCGTCCGGCTGCACGACAGCGTGAAAGGCATTGCCGGTAAATGGCAGGACTCGGCCACGGGTGAATATGGCGATCTGCTGGACGTGATCCAGGACTCGCTCGGTCTGATCGACTTCGCGGACGTTGCCGAAGAAGCCCGGCGCTTCCTCAGCCTGCCGCATCCTGAACCGCAGCCACCATTCCGTCCGTCCCGAACGCCAGCACCATCCGGATCATCCGAGGCCGCACGTCGCCTCTGGCGCATGACGCAGCCGCTGATCGGCAGTACCGCAGAAGCGTATTTACGCGGACGCGGCATTACGGATTTACGCCAGACCGCAAATCTGCGCTTTCATCCCAACTGTTACTGGCGGCCCGAGGACGATGGCCCGACCGAAGCTTGGCCCGCGATGATCGCCGCCGTCACCGACCTCGATGGCAGGATTACCGGCGCACACCGCACATGGCTGGCACCGGACGGTTCCGGCAAGGCACCCGTCGATCCGCCGAGGAAGGCAATGGGCGACCTGCTCGGACATGCAGTGCGTTTCGGTGATGTGCAGAATGTCATGGCGGCGGGGGAAGGTATCGAAACCATCCTGTCGCTGCGTCAGGCTCTGCCCACCATGCCGATGGTTTCCGCGCTCTCGGCCGGACACCTCGCGGCCATCCTGTTCCCGCCTCACCTGCGCAGGCTCTATATCGTCCGCGACAACGATCCGGCAGGTGACAGCGCCCGTGATAGCCTGGTGGACCGGGCGCACGAGGCCGGGATCGAGGCCATCACGCTCTCGCCCATGATGGGGGACTTCAACGAAGATCTCGCAACTCACGGGCTGGATGCCGTTCGGGCAGAGATCCGGGTGCAAATCGCTCCCGAGGACGTCAGCCGCTTCATGGCTTCAATCGCATAG